From Roseburia hominis, the proteins below share one genomic window:
- a CDS encoding rubredoxin-like domain-containing protein produces the protein MKKFVCTVCGYVYEGEAAPAECPQCHVGADKFKEMSGERTWAAEHVVGVAQGVSEDIIADLRANFEGECSEVGMYLAMARVAHREGYPEIGLYWEKAAYEEAEHAAKFAELLGEVVTDSTKKNLEMRVEAENGATAGKFDLAKRAKAANLDAIHDTVHEMARDEARHGKAFEGLLKRYFG, from the coding sequence ATGAAAAAATTTGTATGTACTGTATGTGGTTATGTTTACGAAGGAGAGGCTGCACCGGCTGAATGTCCGCAGTGCCACGTTGGAGCTGACAAGTTCAAAGAGATGAGCGGCGAGAGAACATGGGCTGCTGAGCACGTTGTAGGTGTTGCTCAGGGCGTTAGCGAAGACATCATCGCTGATCTTCGTGCAAACTTCGAGGGCGAGTGCTCTGAGGTTGGTATGTACCTTGCTATGGCAAGAGTTGCTCACAGAGAAGGATATCCGGAGATCGGATTATACTGGGAAAAAGCTGCTTACGAAGAAGCTGAGCATGCTGCTAAATTCGCAGAGCTCCTTGGCGAAGTTGTAACAGACAGCACCAAGAAGAACCTTGAGATGAGAGTTGAAGCAGAGAACGGCGCAACTGCTGGTAAGTTCGATCTTGCTAAACGTGCAAAAGCTGCTAACCTTGACGCAATCCATGACACCGTTCATGAGATGGCAAGAGACGAGGCTCGCCACGGAAAAGCATTCGAAGGACTTCTTAAGAGATACTTCGGATAG
- a CDS encoding DUF1858 domain-containing protein, protein MAVQVTKTMTIGELLQTAPQAAPILMEIGMHCLGCPSAQMESLEEAAMVHGIDSDLLIEKINAYLAANA, encoded by the coding sequence ATGGCAGTACAGGTTACAAAAACAATGACCATCGGAGAATTACTCCAGACTGCACCTCAGGCAGCACCGATTCTTATGGAGATCGGAATGCATTGCCTTGGCTGCCCATCTGCTCAGATGGAGTCATTAGAGGAAGCAGCTATGGTTCACGGAATTGATTCAGATTTGTTAATTGAGAAGATCAATGCGTATTTAGCTGCAAATGCATAA
- a CDS encoding C40 family peptidase, giving the protein MHSSLRKGLFLVTCLGAVSITAPPVYAADETDIFAGNMPGVGIEAVLNDCYSQNQNIKVEDYLVPTNKGEYLDMAFANVTSFLYIRSQPTKESEYVGKLYPGYAAKIIGPVGEWTPIQSGEVTGYVKTEYITVGNESEKIADELVAEAGSEEEAFTYAESREQEEARLKAEAEAAAKAEAEAKAKAEAEAKEKASSGQAVVDYACQFIGNPYVWGGTSLTNGADCSGFVQSVFAHFGISMPRTSYEQRSAGVAVSYDQAIPGDVVCYDGHVGIYIGDGQIVNAMNPAQGIGISPATYTTILAVRRVL; this is encoded by the coding sequence ATGCATTCAAGTCTTAGGAAGGGATTGTTCCTGGTTACATGTTTGGGAGCAGTGTCAATTACGGCACCTCCGGTGTATGCGGCAGATGAGACAGATATTTTTGCTGGAAATATGCCGGGAGTCGGGATTGAAGCGGTACTAAACGACTGTTATTCACAAAATCAAAATATAAAAGTAGAAGATTATTTAGTACCGACAAACAAGGGTGAGTATTTAGATATGGCGTTTGCCAATGTCACGAGCTTCCTGTATATAAGGAGCCAGCCTACAAAAGAAAGTGAATATGTCGGAAAACTTTATCCGGGATATGCGGCGAAGATCATCGGTCCGGTTGGAGAATGGACGCCGATTCAGTCCGGGGAGGTCACCGGGTATGTGAAGACGGAATATATCACCGTAGGCAACGAGTCTGAGAAAATTGCGGACGAGCTGGTAGCGGAGGCCGGAAGCGAGGAGGAGGCATTTACTTATGCTGAATCCAGAGAGCAGGAGGAAGCGAGATTAAAGGCAGAGGCAGAGGCGGCTGCCAAGGCGGAAGCAGAGGCGAAGGCCAAAGCAGAGGCGGAAGCAAAAGAAAAAGCATCAAGTGGGCAGGCGGTTGTAGATTATGCCTGTCAGTTCATAGGGAATCCCTATGTGTGGGGAGGTACAAGTCTGACAAACGGTGCGGATTGTTCCGGTTTTGTTCAATCCGTGTTTGCACATTTTGGAATTAGTATGCCGCGGACTTCTTATGAACAGAGAAGTGCAGGGGTCGCGGTCAGCTATGATCAGGCGATTCCGGGCGACGTAGTCTGCTATGACGGACATGTTGGAATTTATATCGGAGATGGGCAGATTGTAAATGCAATGAACCCGGCTCAGGGAATTGGAATTTCACCCGCCACTTATACGACAATACTGGCAGTCAGAAGAGTCTTGTAG
- a CDS encoding LacI family DNA-binding transcriptional regulator, with translation MASIREVAKLAGVSPSTVSRVMNGTARVDEEKKQRVLAAIDETGFKPNELARALYKKSSKIIGVIVPNIENPFFSELAKAVEEEAYRNGYRILLCNSNNNTEKEMLNIQMLNRMNADGIIIITNSDYTAQEITRFDLPVVVVDRKLKSSGEIAYIEANHYKGGKLAMEHLLECGCKNIVCMRGPQEYSSGFMRYRGYRDVCAQYDIKEQYIDCIYDYEAGLEAAKKLVHDYPNVDGILACNDMVAISVYKILDKEGYQIPDDVQLIGFDNVRSSWLMTPEITTIRQPITDMGTLATHIIMRYGNGLPFQKENIFDVSLVKRQTTRRKEK, from the coding sequence ATGGCAAGCATAAGAGAAGTGGCAAAATTAGCTGGCGTTTCCCCGTCCACCGTATCAAGGGTAATGAACGGGACTGCCAGGGTTGATGAAGAAAAAAAGCAGAGGGTTCTGGCGGCGATTGATGAAACGGGTTTCAAACCGAATGAATTGGCAAGAGCTTTATATAAGAAATCATCTAAAATTATCGGAGTAATTGTTCCGAATATAGAAAACCCCTTTTTCAGTGAATTGGCAAAGGCTGTGGAAGAGGAGGCATACAGGAATGGTTATAGGATTCTGCTCTGCAATTCTAATAACAATACGGAAAAAGAGATGCTGAACATTCAGATGCTGAATCGAATGAATGCAGACGGGATCATTATTATTACAAATAGTGATTATACGGCGCAGGAAATTACCAGGTTTGATTTACCGGTAGTAGTAGTGGACAGAAAGTTAAAGAGCAGTGGCGAGATCGCCTATATTGAGGCCAATCATTACAAGGGCGGCAAACTGGCGATGGAACATCTGCTTGAGTGTGGCTGTAAGAATATTGTTTGCATGAGAGGTCCTCAGGAGTACTCCAGTGGTTTTATGAGATACCGTGGTTATCGGGACGTGTGTGCACAGTATGATATCAAAGAACAGTATATCGACTGTATTTATGATTACGAAGCAGGTCTTGAAGCGGCGAAGAAATTAGTGCATGACTATCCCAATGTAGATGGGATTCTTGCCTGCAACGATATGGTGGCAATTTCTGTTTACAAGATTCTTGACAAAGAGGGATACCAAATACCCGATGATGTTCAACTCATAGGATTTGATAATGTCAGATCCAGTTGGCTTATGACGCCGGAAATCACGACGATCCGGCAGCCGATTACTGATATGGGAACATTGGCGACTCACATTATCATGCGTTATGGAAATGGGTTGCCGTTTCAAAAAGAAAATATATTTGATGTTTCATTGGTGAAACGTCAGACTACAAGAAGAAAGGAGAAGTAA
- a CDS encoding PD-(D/E)XK nuclease family transposase: MAGRLKEYFPMIRERRELLEEIGKRKDLEAVYESWTLEQKEEFLDFCTGARGVKMLYDSFFKEILNPESTPERLEDLVSEVFGRRVRILQVLPNDSVRLADEGSLLITDIIVEMEDGSVINLEIQKIGYKFPGQRCACYSADMLLRQYKRVKSRRKKKFSYKDIRGVYTIVLFERSTKEFQEYKDKYRHHFRQRSDTGLELPLLQEFYLIPLDIFQECYHNKGISSRLDAWLAFLCMDSPEVIEEIIEAYPEFRELYEHVYEICRNIEEVMTMFSKELLELDRNTVQYMIDEMQDEIDEQKGTIDELKGTIDGQKETIDEQKETIDGQKETIDGQKEIIDELKGTIDELKKMIDALKQQTQGLGQAE, translated from the coding sequence ATGGCTGGAAGGTTAAAAGAATATTTCCCTATGATTCGCGAGCGCAGGGAACTTTTGGAGGAAATTGGAAAAAGGAAGGATTTAGAAGCGGTATATGAGTCGTGGACTTTGGAACAGAAGGAAGAGTTTCTGGATTTTTGTACAGGAGCCCGGGGCGTGAAAATGTTGTATGACTCATTTTTTAAGGAGATCCTGAACCCGGAGAGTACGCCGGAACGGCTGGAGGATCTGGTATCAGAGGTGTTTGGGCGAAGAGTGCGCATTTTGCAGGTGCTGCCCAATGATTCGGTGAGGCTGGCGGATGAAGGGTCGCTATTGATTACGGATATTATCGTAGAGATGGAAGATGGATCTGTGATAAATCTAGAAATTCAGAAGATAGGATATAAATTTCCGGGGCAGAGATGCGCATGTTATTCGGCAGATATGCTACTTCGGCAGTATAAGAGAGTGAAGAGCCGGAGAAAGAAAAAGTTTAGTTATAAGGATATTCGCGGTGTGTACACGATTGTTTTGTTTGAGAGGAGCACGAAGGAATTTCAGGAATATAAAGACAAATACAGACATCATTTCAGGCAGAGATCGGATACGGGGCTTGAACTGCCGCTCCTGCAGGAATTTTACCTGATTCCGCTTGACATTTTTCAGGAATGTTATCACAATAAAGGTATAAGCAGCAGGTTGGACGCGTGGCTGGCATTCTTGTGTATGGACTCCCCGGAAGTAATAGAGGAAATCATTGAAGCTTATCCAGAATTCCGAGAGTTATATGAACATGTATACGAGATCTGCCGGAATATCGAAGAGGTGATGACGATGTTTTCGAAAGAATTGTTGGAATTGGACAGGAACACGGTGCAGTATATGATTGATGAGATGCAAGATGAGATAGATGAACAGAAAGGGACAATAGATGAGTTGAAGGGAACAATAGATGGTCAGAAGGAGACAATAGATGAGCAGAAGGAAACAATAGATGGTCAGAAGGAAACAATAGATGGTCAGAAGGAGATAATAGATGAGTTGAAGGGAACAATAGATGAGCTGAAGAAAATGATTGATGCGCTAAAGCAACAGACTCAGGGACTAGGGCAGGCTGAGTAG
- the rbsK gene encoding ribokinase, with amino-acid sequence MKLAVVGSINVDMTVTAERIPLKGETLMGDSISYIPGGKGANQAVAMAKLGAEVEMFGCVGDDANGRKMLDNLNQIGVKTSHIQVLEGVPTGIAMITVGDNDNTIVVVPGANGLVDRAYVDGIKKELKEFDMVVLQHEIPLDTVHYIVEFCYEQKIPVVLNPAPAAAVPMDIIEKVTYVTPNEHEAVLIFGNELTTEELLKKYPEKLVITQGSRGVSTCLKSGEVLKVPVRPAKVADTTGAGDTLNGAFSVQIAKGADIREALIYANTAASLSTEKFGAQSGMPSAGEVEKELGR; translated from the coding sequence ATGAAACTTGCAGTCGTAGGAAGTATCAATGTGGATATGACCGTTACGGCAGAGAGGATTCCGCTCAAAGGCGAGACTCTGATGGGCGATTCTATCAGCTACATTCCAGGTGGAAAAGGAGCGAACCAGGCAGTTGCGATGGCAAAACTGGGTGCGGAGGTGGAGATGTTCGGCTGTGTAGGTGATGATGCAAATGGCAGGAAAATGCTGGATAATCTGAACCAGATCGGTGTAAAAACGTCCCACATTCAGGTCCTTGAAGGTGTTCCGACCGGAATTGCCATGATTACGGTAGGCGATAACGATAATACGATCGTTGTGGTGCCGGGTGCAAATGGACTGGTGGACCGCGCTTATGTAGACGGCATTAAGAAGGAATTAAAGGAGTTCGATATGGTTGTATTGCAGCATGAGATTCCGCTGGATACCGTCCACTATATCGTAGAATTCTGCTATGAACAGAAGATCCCGGTTGTTTTGAATCCTGCTCCGGCAGCGGCAGTACCGATGGATATTATTGAAAAGGTTACGTATGTGACGCCGAACGAGCATGAGGCAGTTCTGATTTTTGGAAATGAATTGACAACGGAGGAGCTGCTGAAGAAGTATCCGGAAAAGTTGGTCATTACACAGGGATCAAGAGGAGTTTCCACCTGCCTTAAATCAGGGGAAGTGCTGAAAGTACCTGTCAGACCGGCAAAGGTGGCAGACACCACAGGCGCAGGAGATACGCTGAACGGTGCGTTTTCCGTGCAGATCGCAAAAGGCGCAGACATCAGGGAGGCGCTCATTTACGCAAATACCGCAGCGAGTCTGTCTACGGAAAAATTCGGCGCTCAAAGTGGAATGCCCTCGGCTGGGGAGGTTGAAAAGGAACTGGGGAGGTAA
- the rbsC gene encoding ribose ABC transporter permease (functions to transport ribose at high affinity; forms a complex with RbsA2C2B), with amino-acid sequence MKEKKLSNVLQDLGALIALVLLVVVIGIISPEFRTVGNFLSLLRQSSINGFIAFGMTCVILTGGIDLSVGSVLALTTALCAGFISKGMPVAPAMLLALVLGIVFGMISGIFVTKGRLQPFIATLITMTVFRGLTMIYMDGKPISNLGDSYLLKFVGKGNIAGIPVPVILFVVIFGIFMFVLEKTTFGRRIYATGSNWQAAKLAGVNIDRTKLAAYAISGCMAALSGLILLSRLGSAQPVLGEGFELDAIASVALGGTSMNGGRGRIWGTFVGVLIIAVLNNGLNILGVSSYYQDVVKGIVILIAVLSDRKR; translated from the coding sequence ATGAAGGAGAAAAAATTAAGTAATGTTTTACAGGATCTCGGCGCATTGATTGCGTTGGTCCTGTTGGTGGTAGTAATCGGAATTATCAGTCCGGAATTCAGGACAGTAGGAAACTTTTTGTCACTGCTTAGACAGTCATCTATTAATGGATTTATTGCGTTTGGTATGACTTGTGTTATTTTGACCGGCGGAATTGATCTGTCAGTTGGTTCTGTTCTGGCTCTGACTACGGCGCTCTGTGCGGGATTTATTTCAAAAGGAATGCCTGTGGCGCCGGCAATGCTTCTGGCATTAGTGCTGGGTATTGTTTTTGGAATGATCAGTGGTATTTTTGTAACAAAAGGACGGCTCCAGCCATTTATTGCGACACTCATTACCATGACCGTCTTCCGGGGACTTACGATGATCTATATGGACGGGAAACCGATTTCTAATCTGGGTGACAGCTATTTACTGAAATTTGTGGGTAAAGGAAATATCGCCGGAATTCCGGTACCGGTCATTTTGTTCGTTGTTATTTTTGGGATTTTTATGTTTGTTCTGGAAAAGACAACATTTGGAAGACGCATCTATGCGACAGGAAGCAACTGGCAGGCGGCTAAGCTGGCAGGCGTGAACATTGACCGGACCAAACTTGCAGCGTATGCTATTTCAGGATGTATGGCAGCGCTTTCGGGTCTGATTCTTCTGTCTCGTCTGGGCTCTGCACAGCCGGTTCTTGGTGAGGGATTTGAACTGGACGCCATCGCTTCCGTAGCCCTTGGCGGAACCAGTATGAATGGTGGACGCGGAAGAATCTGGGGAACCTTCGTAGGTGTTCTGATCATTGCAGTTTTAAATAACGGATTAAATATTTTGGGCGTATCTTCTTATTACCAGGATGTAGTAAAAGGAATCGTAATCCTGATCGCGGTATTATCGGATAGAAAACGATAA
- a CDS encoding transcriptional repressor — protein sequence MANLKFSRQREAIKEYLASTTAHPTADTVYLHVKKEFPNISLGTVYRNLNLLADIGEAMKITAPDGGDRFDAITDPHSHFYCKCCGNIQDMFLDNMEEINSMASQNFDGIIDSHTTLFYGTCGDCIKKS from the coding sequence GTGGCAAATTTAAAATTCAGCAGACAACGCGAAGCAATCAAAGAGTATCTTGCATCTACCACGGCCCATCCTACCGCAGATACCGTTTATCTGCACGTGAAGAAGGAATTTCCCAACATCAGTCTGGGAACCGTTTACCGTAACCTGAACCTGCTTGCAGATATCGGAGAGGCCATGAAGATTACCGCACCAGACGGCGGCGACCGGTTTGATGCAATCACCGATCCACATTCGCATTTCTATTGTAAATGCTGCGGCAATATTCAGGATATGTTCCTTGACAATATGGAAGAGATCAATTCAATGGCTTCCCAGAATTTTGACGGAATTATTGATTCCCACACAACTTTGTTTTATGGGACCTGTGGAGATTGTATTAAAAAATCCTGA
- the rbsD gene encoding D-ribose pyranase, whose translation MKRKGILNSDISRVLSYMGHTDRICIGDCGLPIPEETERIDLAVKFGMPSFMEVLEEVCRDMAIEKIVLAEEIKEKNPEILSRIYNFFADSETGFRPEVEFVSHVELKKMTEECKAVIRTGETTPYANIILQSGCIF comes from the coding sequence ATGAAGAGAAAAGGAATTTTAAATAGTGATATTTCCCGGGTATTATCCTATATGGGACATACGGACAGGATTTGCATCGGTGATTGCGGTCTTCCGATTCCTGAGGAAACGGAGAGGATTGACCTTGCCGTAAAATTCGGTATGCCCTCTTTCATGGAAGTATTGGAGGAAGTCTGCCGGGATATGGCAATTGAGAAAATTGTTCTGGCAGAAGAAATCAAGGAGAAGAACCCTGAGATACTCAGCAGGATATACAATTTTTTTGCTGATTCTGAAACCGGTTTCAGACCGGAAGTGGAATTTGTATCTCATGTGGAATTAAAGAAAATGACAGAGGAATGTAAGGCTGTTATACGAACGGGCGAGACAACGCCGTATGCAAATATCATTCTTCAGTCCGGCTGTATTTTCTAA
- a CDS encoding DDE-type integrase/transposase/recombinase, whose amino-acid sequence MDIIQYLLSVIQYLYQQNCWLINFICKYIPLKQWAFDDSHSPKYQKFKTDELPRIGYRQDEWDWQLLIPYFEHRYHKMIRPVARRKVCDISEECKCPACNAPQPFLYRNNGKKGQIKCKVCDTKFSPDENRFSKQYTLRCPHCSNALVHKKDRKHFIIHKCVNPKCPYYLHNLKKVDKAHLEKDYGKNEYKLHYIYREFTIDFFKMDLNSLPKNASSLKFSKFDSHVMSLCLTLHVNLSLSLRKTSQALKDLYNIQISHQQIANYCKTAAICIKPFVDNYDYDTGDTFTADETYIKIRGIKTYIWFIMDAAKRSIIGYRVSDNRGVGPCIMAMRMAFRHLKELPKNFRFIADGYSAYPLAAQQFFHEFGDAFKFNITQVIGLTNDDAVSKEFRPFKQMIERLNRTYKASYRKTNGFDNIDGANYDLALWVAYYNFLRPHKHNNYHVLNEVDMLKGADNMPGKWQLLIFLGQQTILNLQKSGTA is encoded by the coding sequence TTATACAATACCTACTCTCTGTAATTCAATATCTTTACCAACAAAACTGCTGGTTAATTAACTTTATCTGCAAATATATTCCTCTCAAACAATGGGCTTTTGATGATTCCCACTCTCCTAAATACCAGAAGTTCAAAACAGACGAACTCCCCCGCATCGGCTACCGACAGGATGAATGGGACTGGCAGCTCCTGATCCCTTACTTTGAACACAGATATCACAAAATGATCAGGCCTGTTGCACGCCGTAAGGTATGCGATATCTCCGAAGAATGCAAGTGTCCGGCCTGTAATGCCCCACAGCCTTTTCTCTACCGTAATAACGGTAAGAAAGGGCAAATCAAATGCAAGGTCTGCGATACTAAGTTTTCTCCCGATGAGAACCGCTTTTCAAAGCAGTATACTCTGCGTTGTCCTCACTGCAGCAATGCTCTGGTTCACAAGAAAGACCGAAAACACTTTATCATTCACAAATGTGTGAACCCGAAGTGCCCCTACTATCTCCATAACCTGAAGAAAGTTGATAAAGCTCATCTCGAAAAAGATTATGGCAAGAACGAATATAAGCTCCATTATATCTACCGTGAGTTTACGATAGATTTCTTTAAGATGGACTTAAATTCCCTTCCGAAAAACGCCTCTTCCCTGAAATTCAGCAAGTTTGATTCTCATGTCATGTCCTTGTGCCTGACACTTCACGTGAACCTCAGCCTTTCCCTCAGAAAGACCTCCCAGGCTCTCAAAGACCTGTATAACATCCAGATCTCCCACCAACAGATCGCCAACTACTGCAAGACAGCCGCCATCTGTATCAAACCTTTTGTAGACAACTACGATTATGATACCGGTGATACCTTTACCGCTGATGAGACCTACATCAAAATCCGCGGGATCAAGACCTATATCTGGTTCATCATGGACGCCGCCAAACGTTCCATTATCGGCTACCGGGTGTCTGATAACCGTGGTGTCGGCCCCTGCATCATGGCGATGCGCATGGCCTTCCGACACTTAAAAGAACTTCCCAAAAACTTCCGTTTTATTGCTGATGGTTACAGTGCCTATCCCTTAGCAGCACAGCAGTTCTTCCATGAATTCGGTGATGCTTTTAAATTCAACATCACTCAGGTGATTGGACTTACCAACGACGATGCTGTTTCCAAAGAGTTCCGGCCATTCAAACAGATGATCGAGCGGCTCAACCGCACATACAAAGCATCCTACCGGAAAACAAACGGATTTGACAACATCGACGGCGCCAACTATGACCTGGCTTTATGGGTTGCTTATTATAACTTTCTCCGTCCTCACAAGCACAACAACTATCATGTACTTAACGAAGTGGATATGCTGAAAGGCGCGGACAATATGCCGGGAAAATGGCAACTCCTTATCTTCCTCGGTCAGCAGACAATCCTGAATCTCCAAAAATCGGGAACTGCATAA
- a CDS encoding sugar ABC transporter ATP-binding protein, producing the protein MQIEMRGIDKAFGGNAVLKNAGFLLDHGEIHALMGENGAGKSTLMKILTGVYTRDAGTVIVDGKEVCYKNPQEAEKAGIVFIHQELNVLFDLTVEENMFLGKEIKGALGICDKKAMRREVKKVLDRLGVSIDPAQRMSELSVGQQQMIEIAKALMVDAKVIIMDEPTAALTQSETEVLFQVVNSLREKGVSIVYISHRMEEIFELCDRITVLRDGSYIGTKKIAETDMNDVVKMMIGREIGERYPARNNVVGDVIFEVRDLTCPGVFKNVSFQVHAGEVLGVSGLMGAGRTEIMQAVFGNMPHVTGSIFLEGKEIHNKNPQTAMMNGIGFITEDRKVEGLMLEESIMKNISLANLGRISRMGVLNKKGEQDLVKKGIEELHIRCFGPQHECNNLSGGNQQKVVFAKWIYTNPKVLILDEPTRGVDIGAKKEIYNIINDLASQGVAVIMVSSELPEVLGMSDRVMVIREGEVRGTLSREEADQENIMILATGGNL; encoded by the coding sequence ATGCAGATTGAGATGCGTGGGATTGACAAGGCATTTGGAGGCAATGCGGTTTTAAAAAATGCCGGTTTTCTACTGGATCATGGAGAAATTCATGCTCTTATGGGCGAAAATGGAGCTGGTAAATCTACGCTGATGAAGATTTTAACAGGTGTATATACCAGAGATGCCGGAACCGTAATTGTTGACGGCAAGGAAGTGTGCTATAAGAATCCGCAGGAGGCTGAGAAGGCCGGGATCGTATTTATTCACCAGGAACTGAATGTCCTGTTCGATCTGACAGTAGAGGAGAATATGTTCCTTGGGAAAGAGATCAAAGGAGCACTTGGCATATGTGATAAGAAAGCTATGCGCCGGGAAGTAAAAAAGGTTCTTGACAGGCTGGGAGTCAGTATCGACCCGGCTCAAAGAATGAGTGAGCTGTCGGTAGGGCAGCAGCAGATGATTGAAATCGCGAAGGCTCTTATGGTGGACGCTAAAGTCATTATCATGGATGAGCCGACGGCGGCGTTGACGCAGAGTGAGACAGAGGTTCTTTTTCAGGTAGTGAATTCACTCAGAGAAAAAGGCGTTTCTATCGTTTACATTTCCCACCGTATGGAGGAAATCTTTGAACTGTGCGATAGGATTACGGTACTTCGGGATGGTTCTTATATAGGAACAAAGAAGATTGCCGAGACAGACATGAATGATGTCGTAAAAATGATGATCGGCCGTGAGATCGGCGAGCGTTATCCGGCAAGAAATAACGTAGTGGGAGATGTCATATTTGAGGTCAGGGACCTCACCTGTCCGGGAGTTTTCAAAAATGTTTCATTCCAGGTACACGCCGGAGAGGTCCTCGGTGTGTCAGGGCTTATGGGAGCCGGAAGAACAGAGATCATGCAGGCTGTTTTTGGAAATATGCCGCATGTGACCGGAAGTATTTTCCTTGAAGGCAAGGAAATCCATAATAAGAATCCGCAAACAGCCATGATGAATGGAATTGGATTTATTACGGAAGACCGTAAGGTGGAAGGCCTGATGTTGGAAGAGAGCATTATGAAGAATATCTCCCTTGCAAATCTGGGGCGTATTTCCAGGATGGGCGTTCTTAATAAAAAAGGAGAGCAGGATCTGGTAAAGAAAGGAATTGAGGAGTTACATATTCGTTGTTTTGGACCACAGCATGAATGTAATAACCTAAGCGGTGGTAATCAGCAGAAAGTAGTATTTGCAAAATGGATCTATACGAATCCAAAGGTCCTGATTCTGGATGAGCCGACCAGAGGTGTGGATATCGGAGCAAAAAAAGAAATCTATAACATTATCAATGACCTGGCTTCCCAGGGTGTTGCGGTTATCATGGTTTCTTCCGAGCTGCCCGAAGTATTGGGTATGTCTGACCGGGTCATGGTCATCAGAGAGGGAGAAGTTAGGGGCACATTAAGCCGCGAAGAGGCGGATCAGGAAAATATTATGATTCTGGCGACAGGAGGGAATCTATAA